In Lycorma delicatula isolate Av1 chromosome 10, ASM4794821v1, whole genome shotgun sequence, a genomic segment contains:
- the LOC142330920 gene encoding zinc finger MYM-type protein 1-like, with the protein MSKRFESGACKRKKKKLQKYEAKKLTSITAYMHVPTSTTRLEAMKHVTPNGIHQVQDIANLDSDVKYKFIVTDVDFWTNLSQNDVSYWVEKVPSQVQYHCGPFLNSKREYKNRSRFCTKAIFYSTKANGEKYTPEWLVYSPSKCRVFCFVCKLFSNTASSATVLTSEGFNDRKTPDIIQTHENSENYRNAILVNVLNKSKTVNFNFKARGRNRKEQQHWRYVIERVFAVICTLAERGLPFRGDNEKFGTPNNGNYFGLLELEAKFDPFLRDHIDRYGNTGSENPSYLSKSICEEIIQLTANNVKDTIVAEVKKAGYFSFSVDSTPDISHTDRLTLIIRYVSPEDGLPTERFLTFLELNDHLGESIADLIFNYITTELEIDFRKCRGQSYDNATNTASRYNGMQQKIIE; encoded by the exons ATGAGTAAAAGATTTGAAAGTGGCGCTTGCAAACGGAAGAAAAAGAAGCTACAAAAGTATGAGGCAAAGAAGCTAACATCGATTACTGCTTACATGCATGTGCCAACTAGTACAACTCGATTGGAAGCAATGAAGCACGTT acACCTAATGGGATACACCAAGTTCAAGATATTGCAAATTTAGACAGTGATGTCAAATATAAGTTTATTGTAACAGATGTTGACTTTTGGACAAATTTATCGCAAAATGATGTATCATATTGGGTAGAGAAGGTCCCTTCTCAAGTTCAGTATCACTGTGGACCGTTTTTAAATTCTAAGCGAGAATATAAGAATCGGTCCAGATTTTGTACAAAAGcgattttttattcaacaaaagcCAACGGAGAAAAATATACCCCAGAATGGCTTGTGTACTCTCCTTCAAAATGCCGCGTTTTTTGCTTTGTTTGTAAACTCTTTTCAAATACTGCATCTTCTGCAACAGTATTAACTTCTGAAGGGTTTAACGATCGGAAAACCCCTGATATCATTCAAACTCATGAAAATTCGGAAAATTATAGGAACGCTATACTTGTTAACGTACTTAACAAGAGCAAAACGGTAAACTTTAACTTCAAAGCTAGAGGAAGAAATAGAAAAGAACAGCAACACTGGCGTTACGTTATAGAAAGAGTTTTCGCTGTAATTTGCACTCTTGCAGAGCGAGGCTTACCATTTAGAGGAGACAATGAAAAGTTTGGAACTCCAAATAACGGCAATTACTTTGGTCTTCTAGAACTAGAGGCAAAATTCGATCCATTTTTAAGAGATCATATCGATCGATATGGAAATACCGGCTCAGAAAACCCTTCATATCTGTCTAAAAGTATATGTGAGGAAATTATTCAACTCACGGCAAATAATGTGAAAGACACAATTGTGGCGGAAGTAAAAAAAGCTGGCTATTTTAGCTTTTCAGTAGATTCCACTCCTGATATATCTCATACCGATCGGCTGACCTTAATTATTAGATATGTGTCGCCTGAAGACGGTTTGCCAACCGAGAGATTTTTAACTTTCCTTGAGCTAAATGATCACTTAGGGGAAAGCATAgctgatttaatatttaactatatcaCTACTGAACTTGAAATTGATTTCAGAAAATGCCGAGGACAGTCTTACGATAATGCAACCAATACGGCTAGTAGATACAATGGTATGCAGCAAAAaattatcgaataa